The following are encoded in a window of Nibricoccus aquaticus genomic DNA:
- a CDS encoding T6SS immunity protein Tdi1 domain-containing protein produces the protein MSAYFIKLAPKKISSALEAWSWLLVAEKKLILVTAFADVFFESADGIWFLDTLEGDLKHVCQSSEDLDAILSSDEGKDHYLLSGFVDRAIREGRILGEEECYDFRLHPVVGGAIDYSNIEKISAVVALHIRGQLHEQVRHLEPGTKISNFVFEPVKTPKPWWKLW, from the coding sequence ATGAGTGCCTACTTCATCAAGCTAGCGCCAAAGAAAATCTCTTCGGCGCTCGAAGCTTGGTCGTGGCTTCTTGTCGCTGAAAAAAAGCTTATTCTCGTAACCGCGTTTGCTGATGTCTTCTTTGAGTCCGCCGATGGCATTTGGTTTCTCGATACCCTTGAGGGCGATTTGAAGCATGTGTGTCAGTCGAGCGAGGATTTGGACGCCATCCTCTCCTCTGATGAAGGAAAAGATCATTACCTCCTGTCTGGCTTTGTTGATCGGGCCATTCGTGAGGGCAGAATTCTAGGCGAGGAGGAGTGCTACGATTTTCGTCTTCATCCAGTCGTCGGTGGTGCAATCGATTATTCCAACATTGAGAAAATTAGCGCTGTGGTGGCGCTTCACATCCGGGGCCAGCTCCACGAGCAAGTTCGGCATCTAGAACCCGGAACGAAAATTTCTAACTTCGTTTTTGAGCCCGTAAAAACTCCTAAGCCGTGGTGGAAATTATGGTAG
- a CDS encoding VOC family protein has translation MIKVLEIAFTGYPVKDMARARAFYEGALGLKPANVWGETWTEYEVGAATLALGCMEGWKPSSEGPSVALEVEDFDAAIAVLKKAGAKFTLEPIDSPVCRLAVVCDPDGNGLTIHKRKAHAHAAGEACGH, from the coding sequence ATGATCAAAGTCCTTGAAATCGCGTTTACCGGATATCCCGTCAAAGACATGGCCCGCGCGCGGGCGTTTTATGAAGGGGCGCTGGGCTTAAAGCCGGCGAATGTGTGGGGCGAAACCTGGACGGAGTACGAAGTGGGTGCGGCGACGCTGGCGCTCGGTTGCATGGAGGGGTGGAAGCCGTCGAGTGAGGGGCCGTCGGTGGCGCTGGAGGTGGAGGATTTCGATGCGGCGATCGCGGTGCTTAAGAAGGCCGGGGCGAAATTTACGCTGGAGCCGATCGACAGTCCGGTGTGCCGGCTGGCGGTGGTGTGTGATCCGGATGGGAACGGGCTGACGATTCACAAGCGGAAGGCGCATGCGCACGCGGCGGGTGAGGCGTGCGGGCATTGA